A genomic stretch from Anaerolinea thermophila UNI-1 includes:
- a CDS encoding CDGSH iron-sulfur domain-containing protein, whose protein sequence is MPEFSTVEKNGHFRHIIQLKPGERVSLCRCYGSKNFPFCDGTHNQIHSNVGPAIIEVPASVEENEEGTQSS, encoded by the coding sequence ATGCCTGAATTTTCTACTGTAGAGAAAAACGGACATTTTCGCCATATTATTCAGTTAAAACCTGGCGAGCGTGTTTCGCTTTGCCGTTGTTACGGGTCGAAAAATTTTCCTTTTTGCGACGGGACTCACAATCAAATCCACAGCAATGTAGGTCCAGCCATCATTGAAGTTCCTGCCTCTGTCGAAGAAAATGAGGAAGGAACCCAATCCTCTTAA
- a CDS encoding DUF58 domain-containing protein yields the protein MPTTLQNQTTIRIFTRIAAISGGAIVLGWLWTQASLFGVVVRREARVLRHQVGQIFEERFRVINRLPMVRLWLEITDESDLPGSSGSRVLSLIGPRQQRTYVAYTLLSQRGAFRLGPTRVSSGDPFGLFRKIIDVPGTQELIVLPYVATLQRFPSPLGQFPGGKAILQKATEVTPQAAGVREYFPGDALRSIHWPTSARKNRLMVKEFEQDPQADVWIILDAEAGVHFASSEKITPVRIDQFWLRKSEFAFKLPEDTFEYGVSAAGSIASYYLRQGRSVGLICVGQAFVVLSAERGERQLNKILETLAFLKPNGRLPLMAVVDAEASQIPRASTVVLITPSIHSSLDLAIDTLVVRRMKPVLVHVDAHTFGAGFSSEEFLYRMRLRNIPVLSLKNNVSLIESLEVKNFLH from the coding sequence GTGCCGACCACTTTACAGAACCAAACGACGATTCGAATTTTTACTCGCATTGCGGCGATTAGTGGAGGTGCAATTGTTCTGGGGTGGCTTTGGACACAGGCATCGCTATTTGGCGTAGTGGTGCGTCGCGAGGCACGAGTGTTACGTCATCAGGTAGGACAAATTTTTGAAGAGCGCTTCCGGGTCATCAATCGCCTGCCGATGGTTCGTTTATGGCTTGAAATTACCGATGAGTCCGACCTGCCTGGATCTTCCGGTTCACGGGTCTTATCCTTGATTGGACCCCGTCAGCAAAGGACTTATGTTGCTTACACATTATTAAGTCAACGAGGGGCTTTTCGATTAGGCCCCACGCGAGTTTCTTCTGGTGATCCTTTTGGCTTGTTCCGAAAAATTATAGATGTTCCCGGTACCCAGGAGTTAATCGTCTTGCCCTATGTGGCAACTCTTCAACGGTTCCCTTCCCCTCTTGGACAATTTCCCGGAGGAAAGGCTATCCTGCAAAAAGCTACAGAGGTGACCCCACAGGCTGCAGGAGTGAGGGAATATTTTCCTGGGGATGCTTTACGTTCCATACACTGGCCCACCTCTGCGCGGAAAAATCGTCTTATGGTTAAGGAATTTGAGCAGGATCCGCAGGCGGATGTATGGATTATCTTGGACGCGGAAGCCGGAGTACATTTCGCTTCCTCTGAGAAAATCACTCCTGTTCGTATTGATCAGTTTTGGCTTAGGAAAAGTGAGTTTGCATTCAAACTGCCTGAAGACACTTTTGAGTATGGAGTGAGTGCAGCAGGATCGATTGCCTCTTATTATCTCAGGCAAGGAAGATCCGTGGGGTTGATTTGTGTTGGCCAGGCGTTTGTGGTTTTATCTGCCGAGCGTGGCGAAAGACAATTGAATAAAATTCTTGAGACCCTGGCTTTCTTAAAACCAAACGGCAGGTTACCGTTAATGGCAGTTGTGGACGCTGAAGCCTCTCAGATACCACGCGCCAGTACGGTAGTGCTGATTACTCCTTCCATTCATTCTTCTCTGGATTTAGCGATAGATACATTAGTTGTGCGGAGAATGAAACCCGTTCTGGTTCATGTTGACGCGCATACCTTTGGGGCTGGTTTCTCAAGCGAGGAATTTTTGTATCGTATGCGCTTGAGAAATATTCCCGTGCTCAGCCTGAAGAATAACGTTTCTTTGATAGAGTCGCTTGAAGTTAAGAACTTTTTGCATTAA